The region CCCATTTTCGGTACGTCATTATACCTTAACTTTTTAAGTTGTGGGCCAGGATGATGGCTTCGGCAACCTGACGCATGGAAATACGTTTGTCCATGCTGCTTTTTTGCATGCGCCGGAATGCCTCGGCTTCCGTGAGTCCCAGTGTCTCCATCAGGATTCCCTTGGCTTTTTCCACTAATTTACGGGTTTCCAGGGCTTCCTTTAATTCCTGGACCTGGTTTTCCAGCTTAATGATTTCCTGGTAGTTGGCCAGGGCCAGTTCCACGGCGGACAACAGGGTACTTTCATCCACCGGCTTGATCAGGAGGGCCGATACCCGTGCCTCTTTGGCTTTATCTAAAAGGCCGGGACTCATGGAGTTAACCAGCACTACCACTGGGGCCAACTTATCCTCATGGAGAATGCGTGCCACTTCCAGCCCGTCCATGCCCGGCACCCCGGCCTCGATGATCAGCAGATCCGGCTGCCGGCTGCGCACCAGCTTGAGGCCCGAAAGGCCATCCGATGCCTCACCCACCACCCAGTATCCCAGCTTGGTGAGTATGGCTTTAATGGACTTTCTCCAGGTGGCATCGCTATCTACCAGCACTATTCTCTGTTCCGCCATGGAGATTTTCCTCCCAAATTGTTCCTGGTAACCAATCCGCCGGGCGTTGCCGGACTACTGGAAAAAATACCACCTTCCCGGGAAGAAAAATGCCCTCTTCAAGGCCTCACGACCTGTCGAGGGCATCATTGCCTGTTCATTAGCAGGGTACATCATTGTACCCATAGAATACCCCTTTGGCTCGTTTTTATTATAATGCGTACCCTTGCGGTTGGCAACAGTTTTTTTTCGTTAGCCTAAAATTTTTTCTACCTCTTCGGCATCCACATCCATGACGTACCTGATACCGGTAATTTCAGCAGCTTCCCTGGTCAGGGCGGCCACATCGTCCCGGGTGATGTAGGACAGGGCAAACTTGCGGGCGCCGCACATTAACTGCCGCAGGCCCTGGGCCAGCCGCTCAAAGTAGGTGTAGACACCGATGGCTCCCACGGGCAGTTTTTCAAAGGCTTCGGCGCCCAGTTTTTCCTTCAGTTCGCTGGCGGCAATGAAGACCTGCTCAAGGGACTCGCCGTATTTCTTGTACTCATTGGGCACCTTGCCG is a window of Desulfofundulus luciae DNA encoding:
- a CDS encoding ANTAR domain-containing response regulator, with protein sequence MAEQRIVLVDSDATWRKSIKAILTKLGYWVVGEASDGLSGLKLVRSRQPDLLIIEAGVPGMDGLEVARILHEDKLAPVVVLVNSMSPGLLDKAKEARVSALLIKPVDESTLLSAVELALANYQEIIKLENQVQELKEALETRKLVEKAKGILMETLGLTEAEAFRRMQKSSMDKRISMRQVAEAIILAHNLKS